aaattgttTGCATCTTTGGAATTCTCCCAATCATCCTCATAACTTTGGTCAAGCTCTTGCCAGAGGACAACCATGAGATTAAAGAATGTTGTGACATCCCTATCTCCTTGTTTGGACTGCCACAAACGAGTCTTAAGTTCATAAATCTGTGAGGAGTTCTCCAAGTCAGAATAACAATCGTCTACAGCTTCCCACACCTCTTTTGCAATGGATTAGAAGTTATAAACCAGAGTTTATGGATAGTAGATCATTTGTGGTAGGGGTTGGCACGATTTTAGGGTcaccataatttttttctagTATTGTAGTAGTGGAGGAATCATTTTATTTAGTTTCTTGTGAGAACATGGTGAGCTGCCACAGGATCAGAGCCGAAGCTCTAATACCATGTGTTTTAGGGTGTAGCTAGGTTAAAAcaagagagagaagaaaaattTCTTATATTATTGGAACACCAATGCTGCTAGCTATCTAATGAATGCAGAGaatataagaaaaacaaattagGAAATAAATCAAATCAGCGTGATTTGATTCTTTCTACAATATAAATGAACTTAAATAGAAAATCAACTAATAAACACAATCATATTAGATCTTATTGCTATTTGTCAACACTATCTTTGTCATCTAGAGGACCCTCTTCGAAGTTGTTTTTGCTTACTGATTCCATAGGAATATTAGCAGCCTTACAAACGAGCATTAAAGCGACCAATCTTACCATCAATACCAACTTTCAATGCATAAAGCCAACGACATCCTACTTCGAAGCTCGTTCATTGGCTCGATCAGGGAAATTACTATGAGTGTGCTTCCCTAACTAacacgactcacaatgtaaGCGAGATAATTTAGTTAGATTAGGTACTAATGGTTGAACTTTGGGAAACCTCAAATGACCTAACTGAGCATGTATAGTAAGAGGAGAATATGTGGTAGAGCACGCCGTTGTTTGAGACATAATATAGCCATTAAACTCAAATCCGCCACCAATTTGTCGTCTTGAAATTCAATCTTGCAAAGTAACATTGCAATTAGTAAATGTGACAAAACAGTCATGGGAACGAGTCAATcgattgatagaatttaaattaaatgggcATTCAAACACATAAAAGACAAATGTAACTAATAGAGAATGGAGGATCTGAACAGTGCCAATCTCTTGGGACTATGTTTTAGAACCATTGGCTGAAGCTATCCTAGATAAGTAACCAGAAGTAGTGAGAGAGGAGAAAAGAGTCTTATTAGTTGTAATGTGGTCAAATGCACCAGAATCGAGAACCCATGGCCTAAGGGAAGATGAAATGCAAACAGGTGAATTACCACTCTGTGTTACCGAAATAATGGAATCGGAGTTCTGACAATACTCTACCCACCGAAGAAAATCTTCATAAGTAGCCATTTTCAGTAAGCAGTAACCTAAAACTAGCAGCAAAACAGTAGCGGAAAAGGCTGTTGAAGTTGTGGAATTTTAGATAAAAGGGGgggagaaaataataagggtttgaatattattgataatagtttaatgctaacttgattacaaaagactcaatactaatctctatttatagataaacatactcaatcctaaatcaggaacaaatcataataataataatgagagatattttaagatatatctatgattataaattgatcctagaaaataactatatatactctaatataatataaaagatattataagatggAAAGGCAACTCAAGGATACAAGTGAAGTCGGAgaaaattgctataaatatagcctagccagatagccgCAATGATCATCAGCAtaagagaaattcatggcaaccAATTGAACAAAGTAAGGTTCGTTCTTTTAAAAAACTACATTTGGAAGGCAAGGTCtacatctgggacaaagatggggctagtgcatctgggacaaagatgggaccagtgcatctgggacaaagTGCCAAGATAAAGTGagtcatgaaaaataaaagacaccGTTAGAATAACCATCAACGGAAGAAgttataatctattagtaaTACATAATTTCTATGACAAACATCGAAGAAGAAGCAACACGACTCTAATAAAACGAAGCCATGATCAATCAACGGAGCGAGAAAATGCATCCAAAAGAATAGAGACAATGGTTGTTTGAATAAGGACACATATTTTTCGTTGACAAAATTGGAAAGTAAGGGCAGATCTGGAATCGTTGGAGAGAGAATAATCGTACACCAAGGAGAAAGAAAGTGTTGTTAATGTTGTAGCAGGTGTAACCGTAGACCTATACTAGAATGAGGGCAAATTCAAAACCATGAGGCCGAGGCGAGTTCAATGAAAAATGTCGCGTCTTAAATGACTGTGAACGTGTCGCCACGCACAGTGAACAGCAGCGGCGCGTAGATCTGATGCGCAGTAGACAGAGAGGCGTGTGTGGTGGCTTTCGGCAAAGCACTTTGAGGTGTGGGCCAATCTGGAAATGGCAAAGCCGATGGAGTGGTCGTTTGTTGGAAAAATCGTCGAAAATAGTGGCAGCAGCAATAGCAAACTGAACGGAAAgcaagtgaaaaaaaaaaggatagaaGGAAGTAAGTAactacaaaaaagaaaaactaaagataaaaaaaacgaAGCGGCGCGCCTGGTGGTGTATGAAGCTGGAGGCGGTGCGGCGGTTTGAAGCTGAACGGAAGTTGGACGGCGCGGATGGTGGTGGAAGAACAAAAGCAGCAGCGAGGAGGAACGAAGAATAGGAAGAACAAGGAAGAAGGCAACGTCAACGAAGAAGAAGGGAACGTGAACGAGGAAGAAGGGAAAGTTAAATTAGGGTTAGTAAAATTAGGGTTAGTGAAATCTGAAGTATGGAATACCAAAAATGCCCccaaaatgttttaaaatggAAGGGTAATATTGGTttttcttgaagaaaaaaatcacgTTTTCTGGGCTTTGGGAACACACGACCGCGAACGTGTCCGGATCGTGCGCGATCTTGCTATccctatttacataaataggGACATATTATAcaacaataaatacaaaaataaatataggagatactatccctatttacatgaaATGATATGATTTGCAACAACATACAAcgatcataaatatatttttaccatATAGCATATCTATTTCCACCTCATTAATCTCTAGATCTTTGCTAATAGTTTCTCTAATAGCTTTTTTAAGTATTTCCCTACCTCCCTCTAGCAATTTGACTACCCTCCATTTGATCTACTCCCAAACCACCTTGTTCATTTTGAAATGAAAGAGGGAATGTTGTATAGTTTTTATTCCACTATGTAATGATATGTTAAAAGTTGCATTTAATCATAGCTtacaaatatacaaaataagGCAAGGCAAGGCTATACCTCCGTATTTGCATGATATGGAAGAGTCTTTTGCGATAAAGTTGTCAATAATAATAGGATGGCAGAAAAAATCTGTGTCCTCATTTTTGGGTCAAACCTGCAGGGGATTTTGAATTCATTCATCAAATAAGATCTGGAAAGGAAAAGGAGAGAATATATTACAATTATCGATATATCCCAAAGAAAACTGACCATGATTGGGAGCTGATCAACGTGAACAAGTTATTTGGGAAATAGGTGACTGGTAGATTAATATTACCTTAAAAGAAGTTGAAGAAAATCGTTGTAAGTACACATATATGAGAAAGGGGTTGAAAGGAAACTATATCTCAAATCCTAGTACAGAGATCTTTTTCTTGCTGATTGTAATAGTGGAGTCCTCCCTTAGAAAAGAGGTTTTTTAAGtttcaaagaaaatcaatgtgaaaagttgaaataatattaacaacctGGGACCATAACTAAGAAGCCACAGAGCTTTCTAATAGACGAAACTAGTCCTTCAACATCGGCTGGAGTTCGAAAGCCTTCAAAATCAAGCAAATCAAACAGTCAACTATATTTGGATGCAAAGAATGCAATCTAGATTACAACAATAATGATTCTTATATGCAATGCACAATGGTTCAGTGACTATATATgttttacatataaataaacTTACCATCAATTTTGTCCACGGTACATAAACAGCCGATTGCTGAATCAATCAATCCATCTAAATGAGAAACCAAGCCCCCTAAGAATGCAACCtgaaaatccaaataatgaatCCATGAATAGTTGTAGCAAAAGTACATGCAACTTTAGCGTGCCAAAAGCACTATACCAACCTCTGCAGTCTCAAGAAAAAGATCAAATTGCCTCTGACCAGTGATAGAAGGTATTGTGACTTCGCTAAATGTGACACATGACTTGAAAAAACTCAGATCTTTCTTAGCACATTTCAAAGATTGAATTGCTAAAGAATTGCTGGAGTGAACGAGTGTTTCCTGTGAGAAAGCATGATTATGTATCACTATATTTTAATAGGGCTATATGTAAAATAGTGTCTCAAAACATTACATTTTTCATCCAAAACTCTACAAACAAATTTTTAcgtttaatctttatatttataGGAGCATGTCAGGTAGACCTAattgtttttgttgaaaataagATTAGGAATCATGTATCTTCTTCATATAATGTAAATAGGAAAAGAACATTCTGTAATTATTCTTTACTTCTAAGCCAAACAAAGAGAATCTGTTGTGTAGTTGAGACACACAGTTTCACCGTATTCACCATAtgtctttctctttttctttcactCAACATAGTATCTAGAGCCAAAAGAGAAACAACCCTACAACCGTGTTTACCCAATGGACCCATTGCTCTAAACCCCGAAAACAACCCTAAAAGTTTTCGGAAGACTGTGTTTCAACTCTGGTTGGCACTTTCTTCACTGCTATGCCCTTTTTTCAAGCATCTTTTCCAATTATTTTCGCTCTTGCCGCTGTCAGCGCCACTTTTTTCGACAACATTCCCGGCCAACCACCACATCATCCAAAACGCCTCACCAAGACTGTCCTGCCCCCAAAACCGCAACGCCGGCAGACCAGCCACCCGCTCTCATGCACCATTCTATGTCACGATTTCCTCTTCAATGATTGGTTCTGCTGCGCATGGCGGCGCATGCGCATCCAGTGGTTTCTCAGGCTATTCTTTCAGCACAGGATTGCCCCACCCCCCGTTTCACTATCTCTCTATTTCACAAATGTTTTCAGTTGTATATAAAGATCTGATCCACAACCCACTGAGACAAATCCTCCTATTTTTATTGACTATGTCACTTCTTTCTCTACAGAGAAATGGGATGATATTAATTAGGATACTGGGCTTCTAACATCAAGTTATGGACTAATGGCCAAGACTATAAGGACTACGTCACCACCAAATATGATTATGTGGCTACTGCTAATCATGAACGCTGGGAAAAGGTTGATGCCCAGTTGTGCAGCGACATCCAAGTCTTCCTTCCATCCTTCCATCAAGCCTATTTTATTTCCACACCTCACATGCGCGTCGGTTTGGGAGCAAGTTAAAGCGTTGTATACTAATGATACACAACATGTCTATGGAATTTGTCATGACTTAACGAATGCCATTGCACCGAGAAGATTGATGGTCCTAATACTACATGAGCGCGATTGTGTTAGAGGTTTGAAAACCCTTAAAATTGATCCGTTACATCATTAATTATCAGCTATATCCCCAAGTGGCCATGCAAGTCATAAAGCAATTGTTTCCATAAGTAAGTACTTTCGTGCAACACATCCTTTTCAATATTATAGAACACATCCTTTTCAATATTATAGAACAATGTTGGATATTCAAATGCCATTAACAAACTTCATCATAAATCAACAACTTATACAAAACATTGACAAACCTTAAGCTCATTGAATCGGCCAAAAGCTGCTCGACAATCAACCAGAAATGCTAAATGGTGTTCCATCTCTGTTCCATAATCTACCTAGCAATTAGAGGCAATTGTCAACTATTGAAGTTGCATTTGACTCTCACATTGTCAAGATTTTTCGGTTATGCAATGTATATATGTGCTTGGGAACCCTCATCCTTTGAGATAGCTTTTGGGAATGAGATCCAAGCCCATTTAACATCAACAAATCATAACAATGGAATAAACCTTAtcacaaacaaaatatattagcAAAGGAAAAAGTTACTGTGTGCACAAAGCGCGATACTGAACGTGCCACTTGGCCATCATCATCTTTTACACTCATAAATTCCATATTATCATGTAGAGTCTGAGAAATTTCAAAAAGCAACTGTATGCTTGTAAGATCCCTAATATGACTGCTCCTGCTCAACAAATAATAATACAGTTCCTTAAATACGGGTATCATGTATGTGCTAGAAAATGACCACCAAATGACaagttgaaatttatttttcctcaAACGCTCAAAGAACATGTGTATCATATATGAACTAGAAAATAAGGTGAGCAGATGAGTGCCAATAAGGATGATGTATGAGTGTAAAGACAGTATAACAAAATGTTTGTGATAAATAGTACCTCGTCGCCATATTAAGGATGTGCAAAAAGACAACATCCTGTGATTTCCCATGCATTACATCTAAGATTTCAGGAAAATGATCCTACAAAAAGACAATGTTAACAGTAAATCACTGACAGGATTTACAGATTATTGAAGTTGATGAATAACAAAAAATACAGAAAGATGACAGTGTACAAAAGCATATTATAGTAATGTACCAGACAAAACACATCTTCCAGACACTCAAAATGAGACAGAAGCTTCACCATGAGAGATTGCAAGCCTGGCATTTCATCTTCTGTAACTCCTCCATTCGAAGCACGCTCTGAAACACCTCCCAAAATTATGTCCAAATGATTATCCTGGCATAAATGAGTCTATTTAGAGGAAAAATTACAAAAGAAAGTTTTAATCGTTATTCCCCTTAAGTTATTTGAGAGTGGAAGGTAGATTGATGGCAACTAAACTGGATAACAATTAATCCATCAAGGAGCAGATAAATCTCaataatatctatatattttctttatgttGTCATATATGTTAGAGTTTTGATCTTTTagctatataatatatatatataaatcttgtTACTTTTTGTCATATATATGTTAGAGTgctaattttttagttatacaAGATATAGCTCTGATACAActtgaaaagaagaaagaattaATCTGAATTGCTTGAGAGACTAAACCCTCAGCCTTATGTATTTAAAATCAAACGATTACAATCAAGATCCCTAAATTATAGGGATAAGAATAATAGCTAATATCATAaagatgtaaataaaatatCCAATATCTACATAATAGGAATAAAGGAAACTAAAATAGGGCAATATCTTAACCATACTCAATGTATAGAGTGTCTGTGTACATCTGGCTGATTGATGGCACAAACTACATCATCTCTCTCTTGTGAGGATTGGAGAAAAGAGGTGGGTGATGAGTCCTAATACAAATCAACTATTGGATAATATATTAGGTGAGAGGAATGAGatgataatatattattattaaaaaaataatacaaattgtTAACCAATTTAATGCAACTAAATTACCCAAGTTTCTTAATTTGTGTAAATTAGTTAGAGGGTCTTGTATATAGGAATGAAGATAGTAGTTGCCAACTCGAGACAAGTATTAATCACCCATAATGAGATTCAAATCTCATAATGTAAAATATTGTGGTAGAGTTAAAACAGCATAGCTCCCCCCCCttaacaaacaacaaaaatgtgTAGCATAGAATGGAACCACGTCGAGGTTGtcaaaattaaacataattgCACTATAAAATCAATGTCTCAAGCAGACACAAACTCCAATCCATGGCGACATACATGCTTGTCACTGCTTTTCAAGGATAACCAATGGCATCGTTACATAAGGTTAATGTAATTTCTAAACAAAATATCTAAACCTCAAACAAGTACTATTTTAACAGCCACATAAATTAAAAGGTGATTACTACAAATGCATATCAGCCTAAAAAATCTTAAACCTGTAAAACGGACAACCAAGTAGTGCActcaacaaaaaagaaaaaaatggcaTAAGAACCCTTTTATTCACACAATTTATAGGAGCAACAGCAGTCTGATTGTACTCATGCATTCAAACATACCATGTGATTCTGAAGTATAAGATCAGCATAAGCATCTACAACATTCAAGTATGCATAAAGGCTCTCGTATGGGGCAATAACCTGAAATTGCAGCCAAAATAGAGAATATATGAAATACCTGGAGGAAAATGACAGTGTTAAAAACATgcttagaaattaaactcagaATAAATCACTAAAAAGcaacaaaaaatgttataaaagacaaaatttCCCACCATATGCTCAAATCTGAACTCTTACTTTAATAGAGAAAGTAAACTACTAACTCTGCCCTGAGTTTGGGTGCTCTTAGCCTCTTACACATACATCCCCTTAAAATCAGGGAGTTTTGTGTAAATATTAGAAACAAATCAAGATTTAATTAGTCAAGGTTTGTATTAATAGTATACTAGCTGGAAGAGTATACGATTGCTTTCCAGTCATCACCTAGAAATATAATCAACCCCCAATTATCACATTTAATTTTAGGAGTTAACACTTCCTCAACTCATCAGACTTTCCTTAATAATTTAGGTCTATATACTACATCTAACCAAATTCAccaatttacaagaaatgggaaaggaattttaattcttatttttctttctatttctattatcatattttttattttgcccACAAGGGGATTTTCTATCATTGATACATcacttttcagaaaacaaacaaaattgattGAAGTGAATAAATTAATGAAAGAAGTGCATGACCAGACAACAATATATCCTAGTAGAAGAACCAAAAAGAATATGACATCAACTAAGATCGCCCAGTTTTTTGCCTTCCACTATTAATGAAACCTCATCCctatattttaactaaatataaacAGAATAAAAGATAACATGCCCCTGACACCACTGGAggaaacaacaaagaaaataaataaaccatTGTCCCAAAGGTGTAGATGTATAAAGAGATAGAGATCTACAAAGAATGTATCCCATTATAAAGAAACTAATGATGTAACTTGACTTGAGATGGACCAGAAATATAGAAATACCTGCATTACTTTATCTAACACAGCATTGACAATGTCAACTGGGCACTTCCTTTCATACAGCCTGAACCCAAGCAATCTATAATTCAGGTGCTGGATTACCAAAAAAGAACATTAACAGTGCATAATGGAAAAAACGGAGACCGAGAAGGCAGCTAGGACATATTAAATAACTTCATAATGTGTACCAGAAGTATTTAATGCATgatagaaattgaaaatgcaaacCTGATCGTAGGAACTATCCTTGTTAAATTCAATGAGATGAAGGATATGCAAAACATTTGAAATGACTACTTCAATAGGGAGTTCCTTCAATAAATGATGAAGAACAATTGAAGCACATGAAACAGTCCCAAAATTCTGTCGATTCTCCATCAATCCAAGCTCTAATAGCACTTCATTGATTCGTCTCTTGAGCACAGTAAATGTACTTAGATCAGCATAACACATGATAAAGAGGGGAGAGGGGAGAAAAGCAGGGTAAAATTTAACAATctgatttttcttcttttacaAACTTTTTGTCTAAGTTACTGAAAATGTAAGCAATAATTCTTGGAGATTGAGACATTGGACTTGattttcaattataataatgagaAGAACCACTAATCATGTAGCTATGTGCAAATTTCACGAAGTTTCAACCAGCATTTTCTCTTCAAATGGTTGGGCAAAATTCAAAATGGGAGATCAACCAACCATACCAATTAATGAAATTTCTATTATATGCTTCATTCATATAACAAAGATGTATGGGTTCTTCAGAAAAACAAAAGATGTATGGAATTAGGAAAACAAGTAAACTTCACCACATACCACATTGTCCAAAACAAGTAAACACGTTAAAATAAACTTCACCACATACCTGAGATAACCCACAAAAAATACACTTCATAATATACTCAATGGTCGGTTCCATCAGactgatttgaaattttttgttatttttgaaatttccacGAGTACTTTCATTGGCAGCTGAGGTTTGCGTCAAAATAACTCTGAGGTCATTAACACATGTAACAAGATAGCCTGTTCCAGTCATAAAAcaagttttataaaaataaacatgaGGAAGTATACAGAAACAGATGAATTAAAGTACAAAAATACAGAATGAGTAAAGTCATTGACTCTTACATACCATTGAGAGAAAGGGATAAGACAGAAACTTAGGGCATGTTTGGTTTCTGTCTGGTTTCCATTTTCTATATGCATTTAGTGTTTTCCCTTTTAATTATAGAAATGGAACTTGTTTTTACTTTGTTTCTGGTTTTTAAGGATTTCTTCAtgaaaacaatgaaaacaaCTAAAACTTGTTTTCATTATTTCCTATACAAAACTGTGAAAGCAAGATGacattttagtaattaaatgtGAAAACGGGAAGTCAAAACAAAGAATGGAAATAGAAATCAAAAGAGGCCCTTAAGCGTTCATAGGCAACCAAGCACAGCTATAGAGCACATAGTACAAACAAGAGCACAAAATTTCGCACAGATTTGTTGATTTTGCTCGCTCTGAAATCATTAGCAAAGTTCTATGCTTTAAGCTAGTTACATCAAAACATTATATCACACAAATTGAAACTAAGTTTGACAATTGTTGGACGTGTTTGAGAAGAGAAGACACCATTAATGATTCATGTGTGGGTAAAGAGTCACCACCAGATTGATCTTCGGTGGGAATAAAGCACGccactaatataattcatatgttGGAATAGAGTCACCACCAGATTGATCGTCGGTGGGAATAAAAGAtgccactaatatgattcatatg
The genomic region above belongs to Cicer arietinum cultivar CDC Frontier isolate Library 1 chromosome 4, Cicar.CDCFrontier_v2.0, whole genome shotgun sequence and contains:
- the LOC101502344 gene encoding uncharacterized protein isoform X1: MEFRPRNYTTDNASHALPRVRADAHPLSAPPPPLAQLNVAVDSGNADFFDPLRGGADNDAKATPLHHRNLSEAAGDQPMKEWTSFRRLLMQKFPVSKMVSLSSMPDVLMRSGKSHEKSSTSMHLEELDDPQKFADEGAKVITWQEYVSRLHELKDEITRSWLAEDRVTSLKLSIQVAKLMVDTSVFEFYPTLFVLVTDIMDMLGDLVWKRIKRKAEFTEDGALVCNLAENFKASDICADAKETCYNWFSKIGAVQDLLPRIYLELAILPCWRFLLDQPIDSLQRLVMMTRGLGNPVASAYCRLYMAHCAQKLPSHDIGYLVTCVNDLRVILTQTSAANESTRGNFKNNKKFQISLMEPTIEYIMKCIFCGLSQRRINEVLLELGLMENRQNFGTVSCASIVLHHLLKELPIEVVISNVLHILHLIEFNKDSSYDQHLNYRLLGFRLYERKCPVDIVNAVLDKVMQVIAPYESLYAYLNVVDAYADLILQNHMDNHLDIILGGVSERASNGGVTEDEMPGLQSLMVKLLSHFECLEDVFCLDHFPEILDVMHGKSQDVVFLHILNMATRSSHIRDLTSIQLLFEISQTLHDNMEFMSVKDDDGQVARSVSRFVHTVDYGTEMEHHLAFLVDCRAAFGRFNELKETLVHSSNSLAIQSLKCAKKDLSFFKSCVTFSEVTIPSITGQRQFDLFLETAEVAFLGGLVSHLDGLIDSAIGCLCTVDKIDGFRTPADVEGLVSSIRKLCGFLVMVPGNINLPVTYFPNNLFTLISSQSWFDPKMRTQIFSAILLLLTTLSQKTLPYHANTEIPGNDMLYYGDSSYKQELVSLSKVVLENLICVVQQEPSKTARGSMALEACNCVASSFTLSNEVSSICLTLIETAKSCLSAQDRCLQSTIRLVNKQLPTFAGTMVSTSV
- the LOC101502344 gene encoding uncharacterized protein isoform X2, yielding MEFRPRNYTTDNASHALPRVRADAHPLSAPPPPLAQLNVAVDSGNADFFDPLRGGADNDAKATPLHHRNLSEAAGDQPMKEWTSFRRLLMQKFPVSKMVSLSSMPDVLMRSGKSHEKSSTSMHLEELDDPQKFADEGAKVITWQEYVSRLHELKDEITRSWLAEDRVTSLKLSIQVAKLMVDTSVFEFYPTLFVLVTDIMDMLGDLVWKRIKRKAEFTEDGALVCNLAENFKASDICADAKETCYNWFSKIGAVQDLLPRIYLELAILPCWRFLLDQPIDSLQRLVMMTRGLGNPVASAYCRLYMAHCAQKLPSHDIGYLVTCVNDLRVILTQTSAANESTRGNFKNNKKFQISLMEPTIEYIMKCIFCGLSQRRINEVLLELGLMENRQNFGTVSCASIVLHHLLKELPIEVVISNVLHILHLIEFNKDSSYDQHLNYRLLGFRLYERKCPVDIVNAVLDKVMQVIAPYESLYAYLNVVDAYADLILQNHMDNHLDIILGGVSERASNGGVTEDEMPGLQSLMVKLLSHFECLEDVFCLDHFPEILDVMHGKSQDVVFLHILNMATSHIRDLTSIQLLFEISQTLHDNMEFMSVKDDDGQVARSVSRFVHTVDYGTEMEHHLAFLVDCRAAFGRFNELKETLVHSSNSLAIQSLKCAKKDLSFFKSCVTFSEVTIPSITGQRQFDLFLETAEVAFLGGLVSHLDGLIDSAIGCLCTVDKIDGFRTPADVEGLVSSIRKLCGFLVMVPGNINLPVTYFPNNLFTLISSQSWFDPKMRTQIFSAILLLLTTLSQKTLPYHANTEIPGNDMLYYGDSSYKQELVSLSKVVLENLICVVQQEPSKTARGSMALEACNCVASSFTLSNEVSSICLTLIETAKSCLSAQDRCLQSTIRLVNKQLPTFAGTMVSTSV